In Streptomyces sp. NBC_00483, a single window of DNA contains:
- a CDS encoding DUF3311 domain-containing protein: MSSPPTEPSRRLPRSLWLGLGVPAFALLVVMPLLANTDVYVAGIPLLFLWVFACFPLTTLCLKLAWRMDRKHYPEDTPNSSEEVSR, from the coding sequence ATGAGTTCACCACCGACGGAGCCCTCACGCCGTCTCCCCCGCAGCCTGTGGCTGGGCCTCGGGGTCCCCGCGTTCGCGCTCCTCGTGGTCATGCCGCTGCTGGCGAACACGGACGTGTACGTGGCGGGCATCCCGCTGCTGTTCCTGTGGGTGTTCGCCTGCTTCCCGCTGACCACCCTGTGTCTGAAGCTGGCGTGGCGGATGGACCGGAAGCACTACCCCGAGGACACACCGAATTCCTCGGAGGAGGTGTCCCGATGA
- a CDS encoding amidohydrolase, giving the protein MPSPLPRPADPLHAADTILYGGTVRTLDRAGHTGTALAARDGKVLAVGSDADILTLAGPATTLRDLSGRCAVPGFIETHNHPTFFGLTLAAEVDAGSPPNDRIADIVALVEQAAGHTERGEWIRGYRYDDTLLADDRHPTRADLDPVSPHHPVCLQHISGHFCVLNSAALGRLGINRDTPDPVGGVIVRDAKGEPTGVLAETAAFAAYAGMPKPGVDDLADAIGRAGDAYLAAGVTTVHDTGLGLQGGPGELDAYRRARLTGRLRNRIQAYLVQDLFPELAQGRLSPVESAVAGLGDDEFRVAGVKMWADGSIQGLTGCVSDGYACAPDKHGLLIFPPDDLSRRIATLHEAGWQVAVHGNGDGAIQAILDAYQKLGLDPESADRRHRIEHCQMAGERQLADMARAGVHASFFVKHVYYWGDRHRDRFLGPERAARIDPLASARRHGVTFGLHSDTPVVPVPPLEGMWCAVDRMTRDGHQLGPEQRVDAETALRAYTSEAAKLAFEEDRKGTLEPGKLADVTVLSDDPTAGGERSLRDLTVEATVIGGDVVWERTPGGKR; this is encoded by the coding sequence GTGCCGAGTCCGCTCCCCCGCCCCGCCGATCCCCTGCACGCCGCCGACACGATCCTGTACGGCGGCACCGTGCGCACCCTGGACCGCGCCGGGCACACCGGCACGGCGCTGGCCGCCCGCGACGGCAAGGTGCTCGCCGTCGGTTCGGACGCCGACATCCTCACCCTCGCCGGTCCCGCCACCACGCTGCGCGATCTGAGCGGCCGGTGCGCCGTGCCGGGGTTCATCGAGACCCACAACCACCCCACGTTCTTCGGCCTGACCCTCGCCGCGGAGGTCGACGCGGGCAGTCCGCCGAACGACCGGATCGCGGACATCGTGGCCCTCGTCGAGCAGGCCGCCGGGCACACCGAGCGGGGCGAGTGGATCCGCGGCTACCGCTACGACGACACGCTCCTGGCCGACGACCGGCACCCCACGCGCGCCGATCTGGACCCGGTCTCGCCGCACCATCCGGTGTGTCTGCAGCACATCTCGGGCCACTTCTGCGTGCTCAACTCGGCGGCCCTCGGGCGCCTGGGCATCAACCGGGACACCCCCGACCCGGTCGGGGGTGTCATCGTCCGCGACGCGAAGGGCGAGCCGACCGGTGTGCTCGCGGAGACCGCCGCGTTCGCCGCGTACGCGGGCATGCCGAAGCCCGGCGTGGACGACCTGGCCGACGCGATCGGGCGGGCCGGTGACGCGTATCTGGCGGCGGGTGTCACCACGGTTCACGACACGGGACTCGGCCTCCAAGGCGGCCCCGGCGAACTCGACGCCTACCGCAGGGCCCGGCTCACCGGTCGGCTGCGCAACCGGATCCAGGCGTACCTGGTGCAGGACCTGTTCCCTGAGCTGGCACAGGGGCGCCTCAGCCCAGTGGAGTCGGCCGTCGCGGGGCTCGGGGACGACGAGTTCCGAGTGGCCGGCGTCAAGATGTGGGCGGACGGCTCGATCCAGGGCCTGACCGGGTGTGTCTCGGACGGCTACGCGTGCGCCCCGGACAAGCACGGGCTGCTGATCTTCCCGCCGGACGACCTGTCCCGGCGGATCGCGACGCTGCACGAGGCGGGCTGGCAGGTCGCCGTGCACGGCAACGGCGACGGCGCGATCCAGGCCATCCTCGACGCGTACCAGAAGCTGGGCCTGGACCCGGAGTCCGCGGACCGGCGCCACCGCATCGAGCACTGCCAGATGGCGGGTGAGCGGCAGCTCGCGGACATGGCTAGGGCCGGTGTGCACGCCTCGTTCTTCGTCAAGCACGTCTACTACTGGGGCGACCGGCACCGCGACCGCTTCCTCGGCCCCGAACGGGCGGCCCGCATCGACCCGTTGGCCTCGGCCCGCCGTCACGGCGTCACCTTCGGCCTGCACTCGGACACACCCGTGGTCCCGGTGCCGCCGCTCGAGGGCATGTGGTGTGCGGTCGACCGGATGACCCGCGACGGCCACCAACTGGGGCCGGAGCAGCGGGTCGACGCGGAGACCGCGCTGCGCGCCTACACGAGCGAGGCGGCCAAGCTGGCCTTCGAGGAGGACCGCAAGGGAACCCTGGAGCCGGGCAAGCTGGCCGATGTCACGGTCCTGTCCGATGACCCGACCGCCGGCGGCGAGCGCAGCCTGCGCGATCTGACGGTCGAGGCGACGGTCATCGGCGGCGACGTCGTCTGGGAACGAACTCCCGGAGGCAAGCGATGA
- the xsc gene encoding sulfoacetaldehyde acetyltransferase — MTSSAPQPQFTTEDGRQVAAGVQRMTPSESFVETLVSHGVKDIFGIMGSAFMDAMDIFAPAGIQLIPVVHEQGAGHMADGYARASGRHGVVIGQNGPGISNCVTAIAAAYWAHSPVVVVTPEAGTMGMGLGGFQETNQLPMFEEFTKYQAHVNNPRRMAELTGRAFDRSMSEMGPTQLNIPRDHFYGDIEAEIPRPSRLDRGPGGERSLEEAARLLAEAEFPVIISGGGVVMGDAVEQAKALAERLGAPVVNSYQHNDSFPASHPLWCGPLGYQGSKAGMKLLAQADVVVALGTRLGPFGTLPQYGMEYWPKNAKIIQIDADHRMLGLVKKIEVGICGDAGAAAQSLVHRLDGRDLVCEGTRARRSATIRAEKDAWEKELDGWIHETDAYSLDMIAEQDGEDGSWLHPRQVLRELEKALPERVMVSTDIGNINSIAHSYLRFEEPRSFFAPMSFGNCGYALPTIIGAKLAAPERPAVAYAGDGAWGMSMGEIMTAVRHDIPVTAVVFHNRQWGAEKKNQVDFYDRRFVAGELESESFAGIARAMGADGVIVDRLEDVGPALSKAVAAQMDEGRTTVIEVMTTRELGDPFRRDALSKPVRHLAKYQDYV, encoded by the coding sequence ATGACCAGCAGTGCGCCCCAACCCCAGTTCACGACCGAGGACGGCCGTCAGGTGGCCGCCGGCGTGCAACGGATGACCCCTTCCGAGTCGTTCGTGGAGACCCTGGTCTCGCACGGCGTCAAGGACATCTTCGGCATCATGGGCTCGGCCTTCATGGACGCGATGGACATCTTCGCGCCGGCCGGCATCCAGCTGATCCCGGTCGTGCACGAGCAGGGCGCGGGCCACATGGCGGACGGCTACGCGCGGGCCAGTGGCCGGCACGGCGTGGTGATCGGCCAGAACGGTCCGGGGATCTCCAACTGCGTCACCGCGATCGCGGCGGCCTACTGGGCACACTCCCCCGTTGTCGTCGTCACGCCCGAGGCGGGCACGATGGGCATGGGGCTCGGTGGCTTCCAGGAGACCAATCAGCTCCCGATGTTCGAGGAGTTCACCAAGTACCAGGCGCACGTGAACAATCCGCGCCGGATGGCGGAGCTGACGGGCCGCGCCTTCGACCGGTCGATGAGCGAGATGGGTCCGACGCAGCTCAACATCCCGCGCGACCACTTCTACGGCGACATCGAGGCCGAGATCCCGCGCCCGTCCCGCCTCGACCGGGGCCCTGGCGGTGAGCGCAGCCTGGAGGAGGCGGCGCGGCTGCTCGCCGAGGCCGAGTTCCCGGTGATCATCTCCGGTGGCGGTGTCGTCATGGGCGACGCGGTCGAGCAGGCGAAGGCGCTGGCCGAGCGGCTCGGCGCGCCGGTCGTCAACTCGTACCAGCACAACGACTCGTTCCCCGCGAGTCACCCGCTGTGGTGCGGACCGCTCGGCTATCAGGGCTCCAAGGCGGGCATGAAGCTGCTCGCGCAGGCCGATGTGGTGGTCGCGCTCGGCACCCGGCTCGGCCCGTTCGGCACGCTGCCGCAGTACGGCATGGAGTACTGGCCCAAGAACGCCAAGATCATCCAGATCGACGCGGACCATCGCATGCTGGGCCTCGTCAAGAAGATCGAGGTCGGGATCTGCGGGGACGCGGGCGCCGCGGCGCAGTCCCTCGTGCACCGGCTCGACGGCCGTGACCTCGTCTGCGAGGGGACCCGCGCCCGGCGTTCGGCGACCATCCGCGCGGAGAAGGACGCCTGGGAGAAGGAGCTGGACGGCTGGATCCACGAGACGGACGCGTACAGCCTCGACATGATCGCCGAGCAGGACGGCGAGGACGGCTCCTGGCTGCACCCGCGTCAGGTGCTGCGCGAGCTGGAGAAGGCGCTGCCGGAGCGGGTGATGGTCTCCACCGACATCGGCAACATCAACTCGATCGCGCACAGCTATCTCCGTTTCGAGGAGCCGCGGTCCTTCTTCGCCCCGATGTCCTTCGGCAACTGCGGCTACGCGCTGCCGACGATCATCGGCGCCAAGCTGGCCGCGCCCGAGCGCCCGGCGGTCGCCTACGCGGGCGACGGCGCCTGGGGCATGAGCATGGGCGAGATCATGACAGCGGTGCGGCACGACATCCCGGTGACCGCGGTGGTCTTCCACAACCGGCAGTGGGGCGCCGAGAAGAAGAACCAGGTCGATTTCTACGACCGCCGGTTCGTCGCGGGCGAGTTGGAGAGCGAGTCGTTCGCCGGGATCGCCCGCGCGATGGGCGCCGACGGCGTGATCGTGGACCGGCTCGAGGACGTCGGCCCGGCGCTGAGCAAGGCGGTCGCGGCGCAGATGGACGAGGGGCGCACCACGGTCATCGAGGTCATGACGACCCGTGAGCTGGGCGACCCGTTCCGCCGCGACGCCCTGTCGAAGCCGGTCAGGCACCTCGCCAAGTACCAGGACTACGTCTGA
- a CDS encoding IclR family transcriptional regulator, which yields MEDGTPALRLFALLEHIARTDRLVTLTELVAETGLPKPTVHRMLQQLEGAGLLDRQGDGRRYGAGGRLRTFAEDLLSHGAHHAARHAVLRHLVDEIGETCNLTAPAGPEVVYLDRVETPEPLRFALRPGSRVPVHCSASGKLILAFLPAAQRRKILTAAPLKAFTARTRTDPDALEAELDQVRRDGFALDDEEFLPGLVCAAVPVPREPDGDPAGSRVRQCVALQAPAVRVSVERAVELVPVLRQAAERIARVEAD from the coding sequence ATGGAGGACGGAACCCCGGCCCTGCGCCTGTTCGCCCTGCTGGAACACATCGCCCGCACCGACCGCCTGGTCACCCTGACCGAGCTGGTCGCCGAGACCGGCCTGCCCAAGCCCACCGTGCACCGGATGCTGCAGCAGCTGGAGGGCGCGGGGCTCCTCGACCGACAGGGCGACGGCCGCCGCTACGGTGCGGGCGGCCGGCTGCGCACCTTCGCGGAGGACCTGCTCAGCCACGGCGCCCACCACGCGGCCCGGCATGCCGTCCTTCGCCACCTCGTCGACGAGATCGGCGAGACCTGCAACCTGACCGCGCCGGCCGGGCCGGAGGTCGTCTACCTCGACCGCGTCGAGACCCCCGAGCCGCTGCGTTTCGCCCTGCGGCCCGGCTCCCGGGTCCCGGTGCACTGCAGTGCCAGCGGAAAGCTGATCCTCGCGTTCCTGCCCGCCGCCCAGCGCCGCAAGATTCTCACCGCGGCCCCGCTGAAGGCGTTCACCGCGCGCACCCGCACCGACCCCGACGCCCTGGAGGCCGAGCTCGACCAGGTGCGCAGGGACGGATTCGCCCTGGACGACGAGGAGTTCCTGCCCGGCCTCGTGTGCGCCGCCGTGCCCGTGCCCCGCGAGCCGGACGGTGACCCGGCCGGATCGCGGGTGCGTCAGTGCGTCGCCCTCCAGGCGCCCGCCGTACGGGTCAGTGTGGAGCGGGCCGTCGAACTGGTGCCGGTGCTGCGGCAGGCGGCCGAACGGATCGCCCGGGTCGAGGCGGACTGA
- the pdxR gene encoding MocR-like pyridoxine biosynthesis transcription factor PdxR, whose product MPRTLIEIERGRGEPLYRQVRQAIEHGIASGRLDAGGRLPSSRLLAQELGVSRNTVTAAYQELVAEGFVESRARSGLFVNPRMPPRTEPEPAPPQEHAFDWSGRLRGREGDRLPHIEKHHDWARYPYPFPAGQVDPRAFPARAWVRALNRALDRPHAAWSLQDCVADDDPLLVEMVRSHLLPARGMAVEASEVLITIGSQQGLDLLGRALLGPGSVAAVEDPGYLDARHIFLRAGARLHPLPVDADGLRPPGTLRGVDLLHVTPSHHHPTNVTLGPGRRQALLAAAREAGTVVVEDDYDSEFRYEGSPTPALKSQDATGQVVYLGTFSKFLAPGLRLGYLVGSAELVAHLRELRRYSVRHPSGHLQRALGLLIESGDYQLAVRRSRARLGTKWRLMRDAANASLPWASSPAPGGVSLWMSGPEGLDCRELVRRARERGVLIERGDIFFLAGPDLDALRHFRVGFAAPRADVIEPGIAILGDVVRELLPAQ is encoded by the coding sequence GTGCCGCGTACGTTGATCGAGATCGAGCGGGGCCGCGGGGAGCCGCTGTACCGGCAGGTGCGGCAGGCCATCGAGCACGGGATCGCGTCGGGGCGGCTCGACGCGGGCGGCCGGCTGCCGTCCTCGCGGCTCCTCGCCCAGGAGTTGGGCGTGTCACGGAACACGGTCACCGCGGCCTATCAGGAGCTGGTGGCGGAAGGCTTCGTGGAGAGCAGGGCCCGTTCGGGCCTGTTCGTCAATCCGCGGATGCCGCCCCGTACCGAGCCGGAGCCGGCGCCTCCGCAGGAGCACGCCTTCGACTGGTCGGGGCGGCTGCGCGGCCGCGAAGGGGACCGGCTTCCGCACATCGAGAAGCATCACGACTGGGCGCGCTACCCGTACCCGTTCCCCGCCGGGCAGGTCGATCCGCGGGCCTTCCCGGCGCGGGCCTGGGTGCGCGCGCTGAACCGGGCACTTGACCGGCCGCACGCCGCCTGGTCGTTGCAGGACTGCGTGGCCGACGACGATCCGCTGCTGGTGGAGATGGTCCGCTCCCACCTGCTGCCCGCACGCGGCATGGCGGTGGAGGCGTCCGAGGTGCTGATCACCATCGGCTCGCAGCAGGGCCTTGACCTGCTGGGGCGGGCGCTGCTCGGGCCCGGGTCCGTGGCTGCCGTGGAGGACCCCGGGTACCTGGACGCACGGCACATCTTCCTGCGGGCCGGGGCCCGGCTGCACCCCCTCCCCGTCGACGCGGACGGACTGCGACCCCCGGGCACCCTGCGCGGCGTCGACCTGCTGCATGTGACACCCAGTCACCATCACCCGACCAATGTGACGTTGGGGCCGGGGCGACGGCAGGCGCTCCTCGCGGCGGCCAGGGAGGCGGGCACGGTCGTCGTGGAGGACGACTACGACAGCGAGTTCCGCTACGAGGGCAGTCCCACGCCCGCGCTCAAGTCGCAGGACGCCACGGGGCAGGTGGTGTACCTGGGCACGTTCTCCAAGTTCCTCGCGCCGGGCCTGAGGCTTGGCTATCTCGTCGGGTCGGCCGAACTGGTCGCACATCTGCGGGAGTTGCGTCGCTACTCGGTACGCCACCCCTCCGGCCATCTGCAACGGGCACTGGGCCTGCTGATCGAGTCGGGTGACTACCAGTTGGCCGTACGGCGCAGCCGGGCGCGCCTCGGAACGAAGTGGCGGCTCATGCGGGACGCGGCGAACGCGTCGCTGCCGTGGGCGAGTTCACCGGCACCGGGCGGGGTCAGCCTGTGGATGTCGGGGCCGGAGGGGCTCGACTGCCGGGAGCTGGTGCGGCGGGCACGCGAGCGCGGCGTGCTGATCGAGCGGGGTGACATCTTCTTCCTGGCGGGCCCGGACCTCGATGCGCTGCGGCACTTCCGGGTCGGCTTCGCGGCGCCACGGGCCGACGTCATCGAGCCCGGGATCGCGATCCTCGGCGACGTCGTACGGGAGTTGCTGCCGGCGCAGTGA
- the ald gene encoding alanine dehydrogenase, with amino-acid sequence MRIGIPREVKNNEFRVALTPAGVHELTAHGHTVAVESGAGTGSALPDADYAAAGARVLPGADDVWAGADLVLKVKEPVAEEYHRLRPDQVLFTYLHLAASRACTQALLDAGTTGVAYETVQAADGSLPLLFPMSEVAGRLAPQVGAYHLMRGGGGRGVLTGGVSGTRPARVVVIGAGVAGMNAVAVATGMWADVVLLDTDVNKLRAADRMYQGRITTLASNRLALEQAVLEADLVIGAVLVPGAKAPRLVSNDLVARMKPGAVLVDISVDQGGCFEDTRPTTHADPVYPVHDTLFYCVANMPGAVPHTSTHALTNVTLPYVQAIADHGLRAAVAADPALKRGINTLGGRLTYRPVAEAHDMKHVDVDQALL; translated from the coding sequence GTGAGGATCGGTATTCCGCGGGAAGTGAAGAACAACGAGTTCCGCGTCGCCCTGACCCCCGCAGGGGTCCACGAACTGACCGCACACGGCCACACCGTCGCCGTCGAGTCCGGCGCGGGAACCGGCTCCGCGCTGCCCGACGCCGACTACGCAGCGGCCGGTGCCCGGGTCCTGCCGGGCGCCGACGACGTGTGGGCCGGGGCCGACCTGGTCCTGAAGGTGAAGGAGCCGGTGGCAGAGGAGTACCACCGGCTCCGCCCCGACCAGGTGCTGTTCACCTACCTCCACCTCGCCGCGTCCCGTGCCTGCACGCAAGCGCTGCTCGACGCTGGAACCACCGGTGTCGCCTACGAGACGGTACAGGCGGCGGACGGCTCGCTGCCGCTGCTCTTCCCGATGTCCGAGGTCGCGGGCCGCCTCGCGCCGCAGGTCGGGGCGTACCACCTGATGCGCGGCGGGGGCGGACGCGGCGTGCTGACCGGCGGTGTGTCCGGCACCCGCCCGGCCCGCGTCGTCGTCATCGGCGCCGGAGTGGCGGGCATGAACGCGGTCGCCGTGGCCACCGGCATGTGGGCGGACGTCGTGCTGCTCGACACCGACGTGAACAAGCTGCGCGCCGCCGACCGGATGTACCAGGGCCGCATCACCACACTCGCCTCGAACCGGCTCGCCCTCGAACAGGCCGTGCTCGAAGCCGACCTGGTGATCGGCGCGGTCCTCGTTCCCGGCGCCAAGGCACCCCGCCTCGTGAGCAACGACCTCGTCGCGCGCATGAAGCCCGGCGCCGTCCTCGTCGACATCTCCGTCGACCAGGGCGGCTGCTTCGAGGACACCCGGCCCACCACCCACGCCGACCCCGTGTACCCGGTCCACGACACCCTCTTCTACTGCGTCGCCAACATGCCCGGCGCCGTCCCGCACACCTCGACCCACGCCCTCACCAACGTGACGCTGCCCTACGTCCAGGCCATCGCCGACCACGGTCTGCGCGCGGCCGTCGCGGCGGATCCGGCGCTGAAGCGGGGGATCAACACGCTCGGCGGGCGGCTCACCTACCGACCGGTGGCCGAGGCCCACGACATGAAGCACGTGGACGTGGACCAAGCCCTGCTGTGA
- a CDS encoding aspartate aminotransferase family protein, whose amino-acid sequence MNVNVTAKERTVPQDPTLRAKAQRHLGPHFTRKDSWYDTPPPVYVRGDGCHLYDDEGRRHLDGLSGLFCVNIGHGRADVVAAGAKQMETLAYSTNWGAAHPPAIEAASLVAELAPGDLDVTYFVNSGSEAVETAIKFARQYHRSQGQPERTKIISRSMAYHGVTLGALSVTGLPKIREPFGPLLPGIRHVPNTLGFTGDCGPAAELDCVRAIERAIAEEGPETVAAVFAEPVQNGRGALVPPDGYWRELRRICDEHGILLVADEVICSFGRLGHWFGSAAEGVVPDLITFAKGATSGYAPLGGAIVREPLVRGLYDSPLGGTFTHGATWGGHPVSTAVAVANIGAMRDENIPGNVRDLGPVLRAGLDEIAARHPVVADVRGTGFFYAVEFTADRESGRDLTEEQSTRVLREVLPDAMRRTGVILRPDDRGATMLMVAPPLVADRAVLGELLEGVDEMVASVARAVA is encoded by the coding sequence ATGAACGTGAACGTGACCGCGAAGGAGCGCACCGTGCCCCAGGACCCCACCCTGCGTGCCAAGGCCCAGCGTCACCTCGGCCCGCACTTCACCCGCAAGGACAGCTGGTACGACACCCCGCCGCCGGTCTACGTCCGCGGCGACGGCTGCCACCTCTACGACGACGAGGGCAGGCGCCACCTCGACGGCCTCTCCGGGCTGTTCTGCGTGAACATCGGCCACGGCCGCGCCGATGTGGTGGCCGCGGGCGCCAAGCAGATGGAGACCCTCGCGTACTCCACCAACTGGGGCGCGGCCCACCCGCCCGCCATCGAGGCGGCGAGCCTGGTCGCCGAACTCGCGCCGGGCGACCTGGACGTGACGTACTTCGTCAACTCCGGTTCGGAGGCGGTCGAGACGGCGATCAAGTTTGCACGCCAGTACCACCGTTCGCAGGGACAGCCTGAACGTACGAAGATCATCAGCCGGTCGATGGCCTACCACGGTGTCACCCTGGGCGCCCTGTCCGTCACCGGCCTCCCCAAGATCAGGGAACCCTTCGGGCCGCTGCTCCCGGGCATCCGTCACGTCCCCAACACCCTTGGATTCACCGGCGATTGCGGACCGGCAGCGGAACTCGACTGCGTCCGCGCGATAGAGCGGGCCATCGCCGAGGAGGGCCCGGAGACGGTCGCCGCGGTCTTCGCCGAACCCGTGCAGAACGGCCGCGGCGCCCTCGTCCCACCGGACGGCTACTGGCGCGAACTGCGCCGCATCTGCGACGAGCACGGCATCCTGCTCGTCGCAGACGAGGTCATCTGCTCCTTCGGCCGGCTCGGCCACTGGTTCGGCAGCGCGGCCGAGGGTGTCGTCCCCGACCTGATCACCTTCGCCAAGGGAGCCACCTCGGGCTACGCCCCGCTCGGCGGCGCCATCGTCCGCGAGCCCCTGGTGCGCGGACTGTACGACTCACCGCTCGGCGGCACCTTCACGCACGGCGCCACCTGGGGCGGACACCCGGTGTCCACGGCCGTCGCCGTCGCCAACATCGGCGCCATGCGCGACGAGAACATCCCCGGCAACGTGCGGGACCTCGGCCCGGTCCTGCGGGCCGGACTCGACGAGATCGCGGCACGCCACCCGGTCGTCGCCGACGTCCGCGGCACCGGCTTCTTCTACGCGGTCGAATTCACGGCCGACCGGGAAAGCGGCCGGGATCTGACCGAGGAGCAGTCGACGCGAGTCCTGCGCGAGGTGCTGCCGGACGCGATGCGCCGCACCGGCGTGATCCTGCGGCCCGACGACCGCGGCGCGACGATGCTGATGGTGGCTCCGCCGCTGGTCGCGGACCGGGCGGTGCTCGGCGAACTGCTGGAAGGCGTCGACGAGATGGTGGCTTCGGTCGCCCGCGCCGTGGCCTGA
- a CDS encoding amino acid permease produces the protein MTDTSDRSLRDDGTTEPSGGPGLRSALKQRHMTLIAIGGVIGAGLFVGSRVVIQDTGPAAVISFALAGGLVILVMRMLGEMAVARPAVGSFHAYARLALGPLGSFTIGWLYWYFWVNVVALEAVAGAELVRAWLPGLPLWTISLALMLILTAVNMLSVKTFGEFEYWFSSIKVAAITVFLVVGLVFVVGLWPGAHDAGGVDNLTAHGGFLPMGLGPVLTSIIPAVGFFTGAEIAALAAAESAEPGRNVARATRSVVLRVLLFYVGSIFLVVAIVPWSSDKLNGGPYIAALQEIGIPGADTMMRILILIAVLSSLNAGLYSASRIVFALTREGEAPRGLTKLSRSGVPRRAILLATVLGYVAVVFAYVSPDTVFSFIVHSYGAVALFVYLLVALSQLRLRKRLEREDPDSLTLKMWGYPYLSWFTIGAMVVVIAAMAILPATRADFAASLLTVVVVLTSYAALRRRRRAQEQRDNGVNRSSA, from the coding sequence GTGACGGACACCAGCGACAGATCCCTGCGGGACGACGGCACGACCGAGCCCTCCGGCGGCCCAGGTCTGCGCAGCGCCCTCAAACAGCGCCACATGACCCTGATCGCGATCGGCGGTGTCATCGGCGCCGGGCTCTTCGTCGGCAGCCGCGTCGTCATCCAGGACACCGGACCCGCCGCCGTGATCTCCTTCGCGCTCGCCGGCGGCCTGGTCATCCTCGTGATGCGGATGCTCGGCGAAATGGCGGTGGCACGCCCGGCCGTCGGCTCCTTCCACGCCTACGCCCGCCTGGCCCTCGGCCCGCTGGGCAGCTTCACGATCGGCTGGCTGTACTGGTACTTCTGGGTCAACGTGGTGGCCCTCGAAGCGGTCGCCGGCGCCGAACTCGTCCGAGCCTGGCTCCCCGGCCTCCCGCTCTGGACGATCAGCCTCGCCCTGATGCTGATCCTGACGGCGGTCAACATGCTGTCGGTGAAGACCTTCGGCGAGTTCGAGTACTGGTTCTCGTCGATCAAGGTCGCCGCGATCACGGTGTTCCTCGTCGTCGGCCTCGTCTTCGTGGTCGGCCTGTGGCCGGGAGCCCACGACGCGGGCGGCGTCGACAACCTCACCGCACACGGCGGCTTCCTTCCGATGGGCCTGGGCCCGGTCCTCACATCCATCATCCCGGCGGTCGGCTTCTTCACCGGCGCGGAGATCGCCGCGCTCGCGGCCGCCGAATCCGCCGAACCGGGCCGCAACGTCGCGCGGGCGACCCGCTCTGTCGTCCTGCGCGTCCTGCTCTTCTACGTGGGCTCAATCTTCCTGGTCGTCGCGATCGTCCCGTGGAGCTCGGACAAGCTGAACGGCGGCCCGTACATCGCGGCACTCCAGGAGATCGGCATCCCCGGCGCCGACACCATGATGCGCATCCTGATCCTGATCGCGGTCCTCTCCTCCCTCAACGCGGGCCTGTACTCGGCGTCCCGGATCGTCTTCGCCCTGACGCGGGAGGGCGAGGCACCACGCGGCCTCACAAAACTCAGCCGCAGCGGAGTCCCACGCCGAGCCATCCTCCTCGCCACGGTCCTCGGCTACGTGGCCGTGGTCTTCGCCTACGTGTCCCCGGACACGGTCTTCTCCTTCATCGTGCACTCCTACGGAGCCGTCGCCCTCTTCGTCTACCTCCTGGTCGCCCTCTCCCAACTCCGCCTGCGCAAGCGTCTGGAACGCGAGGACCCCGACTCCCTGACCCTCAAGATGTGGGGCTACCCGTACCTGAGCTGGTTCACGATCGGCGCGATGGTCGTGGTCATCGCCGCGATGGCGATCCTCCCGGCAACCCGCGCGGACTTCGCCGCAAGCCTGCTCACGGTCGTGGTTGTCCTGACCTCCTACGCCGCCCTCCGCAGACGCCGCCGTGCGCAGGAGCAGCGTGACAACGGGGTCAACCGGTCGTCGGCATGA
- a CDS encoding GntR family transcriptional regulator, producing the protein MALGPIEIDRSSTVDRVAHALREEMYRGAIEGGTSLRESNVAESLGVSRSTVREALQILTAEGLLVRRPNRGVEVRRLTEEEIEDIFKARRVLETAAARSVVQATRADLVALTAAQRDFEEAVASSATASVVTEAHLSVHVAIVGLLGSPRLTTTARDLMSEIKLAVATTDRTSDDLPAQVEEHREIVSLLRQAKGEEAAGLLEAHLAHAKAFMPTTG; encoded by the coding sequence ATGGCGCTGGGACCCATAGAGATCGATCGCTCCAGCACGGTGGACCGGGTGGCCCACGCGCTGCGCGAAGAGATGTACCGGGGCGCCATCGAGGGCGGCACATCCCTGCGTGAGAGCAATGTCGCGGAGAGCCTCGGCGTCTCCCGCAGCACCGTGCGCGAGGCGCTCCAGATCCTCACCGCCGAGGGCCTGTTGGTGCGGCGGCCGAACCGCGGGGTCGAGGTGCGGCGGCTCACCGAGGAGGAGATCGAGGACATCTTCAAGGCGCGGCGCGTCCTCGAGACGGCGGCGGCCCGCTCGGTGGTGCAGGCCACCCGCGCCGACCTCGTGGCCCTCACCGCGGCCCAGCGCGACTTCGAGGAGGCGGTCGCCTCGTCGGCCACCGCCAGTGTCGTCACGGAGGCCCATCTGTCCGTGCACGTGGCCATCGTGGGGCTGTTGGGCAGCCCGCGTCTGACGACGACCGCCCGCGACCTCATGTCGGAGATCAAGCTCGCGGTGGCCACCACGGACCGCACGAGCGACGATCTCCCGGCGCAGGTCGAGGAGCACCGGGAGATCGTGTCGCTGCTGCGTCAGGCGAAGGGCGAGGAAGCGGCCGGCCTACTGGAGGCACACCTCGCACACGCCAAGGCCTTCATGCCGACGACCGGTTGA